Proteins found in one Bremerella volcania genomic segment:
- a CDS encoding sigma-54-dependent Fis family transcriptional regulator → MYNEGEVRTTFSFVELPLLVMNPTDHDPFQLLGEAIQENPRLATMLTQLWRQLDTAQDLTQLFDGICQALAKSFPSSAAQLLRQQSTGDWKQVASAGKAAPVSSNQTQAWMQADITPGDPAAFSIALENEPHRLLVLAGVQGLPTRSLQAIAQVTRFAVKRFIENQNKNDRSRRLKAMLTMVQRWQQSDDLVSLLNEMAESSTEFFGAERASIFLWDKPKHQLIGRPALGVEGGKLVVPDDKGVVGAVVQTGQPRRVDDMLGHEVNRDIDKKLEFHTRSLLCVPLLDRKGKVFGAFELINKLDGNFTTKDEQGLMEVAVHAAAVLESSQQIAQLVESRDRIAQAQAAEIQLIGESPAMMQLRKNIDRIAATKLPVLVLGENGSGKEVVSRLIHYQSDRRNQPLVAVNCAALPDTLLESELFGHEKGAFTGAHETKAGKFELASGGTLFLDEIGDMSLPGQAKLLRVLENHVVTRLGGQTDIEIDVRVIAATNQDLPKLVNEKKFRQDLFYRLDVVSVNLPPLRDRGNDILILAQQFLEQFSRKAHREIPMLSTDAKDRLLAHPWPGNIRELRNTMERIAFLCDREIITSELLPLETSTGPQVHQVSAQLDLAAATDRFQADFISYHLERTGGNMAQAAKNMGVHRSNLHRKMKQLGLLDEKE, encoded by the coding sequence TTGTATAACGAAGGCGAAGTCCGTACTACGTTCTCATTCGTCGAGCTGCCGCTGCTAGTTATGAACCCTACCGATCACGATCCGTTTCAACTGCTCGGCGAGGCCATCCAAGAGAACCCCCGACTGGCCACCATGCTGACGCAGCTCTGGCGACAGCTCGACACGGCTCAGGATCTGACGCAGTTGTTCGACGGCATCTGCCAGGCACTAGCCAAGTCGTTCCCAAGTTCCGCGGCGCAGCTTCTGCGGCAGCAATCGACCGGCGACTGGAAGCAGGTCGCCTCGGCCGGTAAGGCGGCCCCTGTCTCGTCCAATCAGACGCAAGCATGGATGCAGGCCGACATCACTCCCGGCGATCCAGCCGCTTTCTCTATCGCGTTGGAAAACGAACCGCATCGCCTGCTGGTTCTCGCAGGCGTGCAAGGTTTGCCGACGCGCTCGCTCCAGGCGATCGCCCAGGTAACCCGCTTCGCCGTCAAACGCTTTATTGAGAATCAGAACAAGAACGATCGATCGCGGCGGCTGAAGGCCATGCTCACCATGGTGCAGCGCTGGCAGCAGAGCGACGATCTGGTTTCGCTGCTCAACGAAATGGCCGAGTCGTCGACCGAGTTCTTCGGTGCCGAGCGGGCCAGTATCTTTTTGTGGGACAAGCCCAAGCACCAACTGATCGGCCGGCCGGCACTGGGCGTAGAAGGGGGCAAGCTGGTCGTGCCGGACGATAAAGGAGTCGTCGGGGCGGTCGTGCAAACCGGGCAGCCGCGGCGCGTCGACGATATGCTGGGGCACGAAGTCAATCGCGACATCGACAAGAAGCTCGAGTTCCATACCCGCAGCTTGTTGTGCGTGCCGCTGTTGGATCGCAAAGGAAAAGTGTTCGGCGCGTTCGAGCTGATCAACAAGCTCGACGGCAACTTCACCACCAAAGACGAACAAGGGCTCATGGAAGTCGCCGTACACGCGGCCGCCGTGTTGGAAAGCTCGCAGCAGATTGCCCAGCTGGTCGAAAGCCGCGACCGTATCGCCCAGGCCCAGGCCGCCGAGATCCAGCTGATCGGCGAGTCGCCGGCGATGATGCAGCTGCGCAAGAACATCGACCGCATCGCCGCCACCAAACTGCCGGTGCTGGTGTTGGGGGAGAACGGCAGCGGCAAGGAAGTGGTCAGCCGCTTGATTCATTATCAAAGCGATCGCCGCAACCAACCGCTGGTCGCCGTGAACTGCGCGGCGCTGCCGGACACGCTACTGGAGAGCGAACTGTTTGGTCACGAGAAAGGAGCGTTCACCGGAGCTCACGAAACGAAGGCCGGCAAGTTCGAACTGGCCTCCGGCGGAACGCTGTTCCTCGACGAGATCGGCGATATGAGCCTGCCAGGCCAGGCCAAGCTGCTGCGGGTACTCGAAAACCACGTCGTCACGCGGCTGGGCGGCCAGACCGATATCGAGATCGACGTCCGCGTGATCGCGGCCACCAACCAGGATCTGCCCAAGCTGGTCAACGAGAAGAAGTTTCGCCAAGACCTGTTCTACCGGTTGGATGTCGTCTCGGTGAACCTGCCTCCGCTGCGAGACCGCGGAAACGACATTTTGATTCTCGCCCAGCAGTTTCTCGAGCAGTTTTCCCGCAAGGCTCACCGCGAGATCCCCATGCTGTCGACCGACGCCAAAGATCGCCTGTTGGCACACCCTTGGCCCGGCAACATCCGCGAACTGCGAAACACGATGGAACGCATCGCGTTTCTCTGCGATCGCGAAATCATCACCTCGGAACTGCTGCCGCTGGAAACCAGCACCGGCCCGCAGGTTCACCAGGTTTCCGCCCAGTTGGACCTGGCCGCCGCGACCGACCGCTTCCAGGCCGACTTCATCAGCTATCACCTTGAACGAACCGGCGGCAACATGGCTCAAGCCGCCAAAAACATGGGAGTCCACCGCTCGAACCTGCACCGCAAAATGAAGCAGCTAGGGCTGTTAGACGAAAAAGAATAA
- a CDS encoding CDP-alcohol phosphatidyltransferase family protein: protein MDSSPTRRYQDRWLTAPNLITSLRIIGSPAMIVLAYHQYPMAVAAWVAFLVFTEWLDGVVARTLHQQSELGARLDTIADAAFYTSLLIALGLMFPEATIREAWWTTAAIVSYAISWLVALIKFRTLPSYHTWMAKGAWLVVGIGIVSLVADWSSWPFRAAMFCVVLANLESLLITLVISEQQVDIPSIWHARRRQLNVASNTPDTASESNKTTPNQ from the coding sequence TTGGATAGTAGCCCAACAAGACGATACCAGGACCGCTGGCTGACGGCTCCCAACTTGATCACGAGCCTTCGCATTATCGGTTCACCCGCGATGATCGTTCTGGCCTACCATCAGTACCCGATGGCCGTTGCCGCCTGGGTTGCGTTTCTGGTCTTTACCGAGTGGCTTGACGGAGTGGTGGCCCGTACTCTTCACCAGCAGTCGGAACTTGGGGCTCGCCTGGATACGATCGCAGACGCAGCGTTCTACACGTCTCTTTTAATTGCCCTGGGGCTGATGTTTCCTGAGGCGACGATCCGCGAGGCGTGGTGGACAACCGCGGCGATCGTCAGCTACGCGATTAGCTGGCTCGTCGCACTGATCAAGTTCCGCACTCTTCCGAGCTACCACACCTGGATGGCGAAGGGAGCCTGGCTGGTCGTGGGTATCGGCATTGTGTCGCTCGTGGCCGATTGGAGTAGTTGGCCATTTCGCGCGGCGATGTTTTGCGTTGTCCTTGCCAACCTCGAATCACTTTTAATTACGCTTGTGATTTCTGAGCAACAAGTGGACATACCCTCGATTTGGCATGCCCGCCGGAGGCAATTGAATGTCGCGTCAAACACGCCCGATACGGCATCAGAATCGAATAAGACAACTCCCAATCAGTAG
- a CDS encoding family 16 glycoside hydrolase yields MLRPLLSLSLFLITAFSFAAAFANDKDSSPLGELQFSDQFERDESVPGKEEVGEGWTTNSPWRAHGNQQVDLVDGAIHITRYPTADHGVAVFHPVDFEDGAVQLRFHLRKRDQLGVDFADKELKTVHAGHLFIVRVTLANLTLQDSKTGRMNLENRKRIASGDKSPELRKLLDAKKFTAPLNLTPDKWYTLLIQVQGDVLTVSIDGKEVGQLKSEGIAHPTKRHISLAVEKEAWVDDVKIWKAK; encoded by the coding sequence ATGCTGCGCCCTCTGCTGTCTCTCTCGTTGTTCTTGATCACCGCGTTTTCTTTCGCCGCGGCTTTCGCAAACGACAAGGATTCCTCTCCACTGGGTGAGCTACAGTTCTCCGATCAGTTCGAGCGAGACGAATCGGTTCCTGGCAAGGAAGAGGTGGGCGAAGGCTGGACGACCAATAGTCCCTGGCGTGCCCATGGCAACCAGCAGGTCGACTTGGTGGACGGAGCGATTCATATTACGCGGTATCCAACTGCCGACCATGGCGTGGCCGTTTTTCATCCGGTTGATTTCGAGGATGGAGCAGTCCAGCTCCGATTCCACCTGCGTAAAAGAGATCAACTGGGAGTCGACTTCGCCGACAAGGAATTGAAGACGGTCCATGCGGGGCATCTTTTCATTGTCAGAGTGACGCTGGCCAATCTGACTCTCCAAGATTCCAAAACAGGCCGTATGAATTTGGAAAACCGCAAACGCATTGCTTCAGGCGATAAGTCGCCGGAGTTGAGGAAGTTGCTGGACGCGAAGAAGTTCACCGCCCCTCTCAACCTTACGCCTGACAAGTGGTATACGCTGTTGATTCAAGTTCAAGGAGACGTGCTGACGGTTTCCATCGATGGCAAGGAGGTCGGCCAGCTGAAGTCCGAAGGCATCGCCCATCCCACCAAACGCCACATCTCGCTGGCTGTTGAAAAAGAAGCCTGGGTGGACGATGTGAAGATCTGGAAGGCGAAGTAG